One Asterias rubens chromosome 1, eAstRub1.3, whole genome shotgun sequence genomic region harbors:
- the LOC117301166 gene encoding cysteine-rich PDZ-binding protein-like encodes MVCEKCEKKLGKVITPDPWKSGARNTTEGGGRKVGENKLLTGKKARYNPYTTQFNKCRICKQSVHQVGSHYCQGCAYKIGICAMCGKKILDTKKYKQTSV; translated from the exons ATGGTTTGTGAAAAAT GCGAGAAAAAACTTGGAAAGGTCATAACCCCAGATCCATGGAAATCAGGAGCCAGAAATACCACAG AGGGTGGAGGGCGGAAAGTTGGTGAAAACAAGTTACTGACGGGCAAGAAAGCAAG ATATAACCCATACACAACACAATTCAACAAGTGTCGAATCTGTAAGCAGTCTGTACATCAAGTTGGCTCCCACTACTGCCAAGGATGTGCATATAAAATAG GAATCTGTGCAATGTGTGGCAAGAAGATCTTGGACACCAAGAAATACAAGCAGACATCTGTATGA